The Streptomyces sp. NBC_00569 genomic sequence TCATAGGCCAGCGCGGAGCGGATGGTGTCCGCATCGAGATGGAGCCCCAACTCGGTTGCTCCCGCTTGCGCTTCGGTCACGCGCCGTTCGACGTGTCGATGGTGCAGCCTCAAAGTCGGGTGACGCCAGGATGGTTGGCCGGCAGAACTCACGTGTCCCCCAAGGGCGTCTACGGTGGGGCAAGCCTACGAGCAGCCACCGCCAGTCGGGCGTGGAACGGCATGCCCGCGACGGCTCGCTCCCTGCATCGCGTACGAAGCGGGATCCCGACTTGCGTCTGTGCGTTGTCCTTGACTTTGTCCAGTTCACCGACGGCCGCCACTGTTCACCGTCGCGCGCCCCCCCTGACCTGTCGCGCGAACGCCCCTGGCCGACCGCGTACGGCCATACGCACAGGGCCCGGGCGAGATGTTCGAGATCGGTTGGCTGTTAGGGGCATCGCTCACTCTGCTACTACCCACTCAAGATCTCTAAGATCGTCCGCCGCTCCTAGCAGTCGCAGGGAATTCTTGAGCGCCGGCACTTCAGCCGCCCGCTCTTTAACGAATTCCGCGATCAGCCATTTCGCTTGCCCTTCCATCGCACCATCTCGCAGCACACGGAGAACGCGTGGGAATTTATCGACTTCCACATTTCGAGCTGTGACCGAAAGCAAGGATTGGGTATCATTCGCGTCGACACGCGCGACGACGTCACGCACCTTGACGGCATCACCGTAGTGGGCTTGCCCGACGCTGTGAAGCAGAAAAGTAGCCCATTCCTCTCTTCTTTCTTCACGCAGTTGCCGAAGAAGTCTGACTATGCGATCAGGTCCGGAATCGTACGTGAACCACAGAAGCATGTCCTGAATTCTGTAATCTCCAACGATTAGGCTGCCATTGGCGACGGAATCTAGGAACGCATACACGACTTCCACCGGACCCTCATGAAGAGTTGAACGCAGCAGGCCGTAAACCGCCGTCTGCTGAGCAGCTTCAAAAAGGCCCGAGGAGACTTCTTTAATCATCCGAATGTCGCCGTAAGCCGCGATGGCGTCATACAATCGAGAGGGGCGGTTTGAGTCGTAAGCTTCCCTCTCAATGATTTCTGAGATAATTTCTTGGACTGACTTTCCGTTGACGATTTCCCTGAGCTCATCAATGGGCTCCTGCAGGAGTGTAATTTCCTGCTCCACTGTTTCCTGCTGAGCATCTTCGAATGGCGCTTCAGGGGGATTGCTGTCGTATTTTGATTCCAGTTCCTCCAGCTGCTCTTCCAGAAGCTTGCATCGCATTTCAGCTGCTTCATTCAGTGCATCCGCCTCGCGGAGTTTGACGCGAAGGTCCTCAATCTCTTGGCGCAGCTGATCTATCTCGCGCGCGTAGTCCTGAGTCTTATTTGCGTGGATTTCGGCAAGATTTTCCTTTTCCAGCCGTTCTGCCGCCCAATCGCTCTCTAGCTGGCGACGATCAACCTCCAGCTCTGCAATGCGCCGTTGCCGGGCTTGCAACGCTTCCAGGAGTGCCTGCTCCTTGACCGCTGCCTGTCGTTGTTCTCGATCCGCTTGTTCTAGCTGGTCACTCAAGACTTGAAGCTCATAGAGTCCCGCGTTGCTGACGCGCAACGCCTGGCGGTGTTGGTCTCGGACGTGACCGAAAACCTCCGGTTTGACAGGATTCTGTTGCGCCTCTGCTAGGTCGCGCAGCAGATCCTCTACGAACTCCCATGGCGGTACCCGGGAGCCGTTGAGGAAGCGCGAGATTGACCCTGGATCCCGGTGCCTCCTTGCTGCGTACCTGCGAACCGAGATGTCCAGCCCCCCGAATAGCTCACGGAGGGTGCTGACGAAGGCTGCACACTCGGGAGGAAGGTCTGGCTTGATCGGGCGTAGAAGTTGAGCCTCTGACACACCGTCTCCTCTGCACCAGGACAGGTTGGTTGGAGGCCAGTGTTGCGAGCCATGGCAACGTGTGACAACTGCCGCAACGGATCAATCAACCCTGAAGTTGGTGCGTACCGGGGGATCCCGGAACCACCTTCCATGTTCAGGAGTTGCCATGTCAGCTTCCGCCCTCCCGTCCAAACCGGGGGGTAATCCCGAGTGGATGACGTACATGCTTTCGGCGCTTGCTTCCGGCGCCCAAGCGAGTACTGACCCGCATGTCGTACTGGCCCTCGTAGCGATCATGGGCCTTCTCGTATGGACGGTGCGGGATGAGTAGTCGACTGTGACAGCAGCTTGGACCAGGCGGCCATCCTCTGGCCAAGATGGACTGGGCATTACGCCTCGATCCTGCTGACATGCAGGTCAAAGTGCGCTTCCACGGTCACGAGATCCCCTAGTGGGGCCAGCGTGGGGCAATGCGCTAGTCCCTCAGAAGAGGGCCAGTTCAGACCCACTCGCCTGTGGGGACTGTAAATCTGCCGACGCCCGGCCCATGACCCCTCCGAGGGCGCTGGCAGAAACCTAGGAGAAGATCTTCCCCCCCCATGCCGGCGCGCAGCCAAGGCTGTCCGGTACGGGCGCGATAGAACTCTCCCTACTTCATCAAGCACCCGTCGTCGCTCCGCTCCTCCGGGCGGGAGCGGGCGCCAGCGGCGCCCACGCTCAGGTCTCCGCCCCGCTCGGCACCACCGACCGCCCGCTCCCGCCCAAGAGGCAGGCACACAGGGCATGAGGTCAGCGCAGTCGTGGCTGGGGCGGTCGGCTCCACGGCTTTAAGCAGCCACTTTGGCGCGAGCCTCGAAGATCATGGCCCCAAAGCCGTTCCATCGACCTTATTAGCCACCCTTACGGTCGTGGAATGCCGTACCCTACTGCGCGTGCTGAGAATTCTCATCGATACATCGGTATGGCTCGACATGGCCCGGCGGCGGGATGGACAACAAACGATTGTCGCCATACGAGTTCTCGTACATCAAGGGAAGCTTGAACTGCTGGTGCCTTCACTCATCATCGATGAGTTCGAGAGAAACCGCCCGAGGGCAGAGAATGCTGCGACCCAAAGCGTTCGCGAACGATTCCGACTCTTGAAGCAAGATTTACAGGAGTACGGAGGCGACGACGCGCAGGGCTGGATATCTGCATTGGCGCACCAGATCCCTTACGTCGCGGAGGGATCTCTCCAGAATTTCTCGGAAATATCCGAGCTCCTACAGCTTGGGAAGAGGCTCGAACCCGGAGCCGCCGAGCATGAGGCCGCAGTGAAACGTGGTCTGGAGAAGAAGGCGCCCCTCCACCTCAACAAGAACAGCGTGGCGGACGCCCTGCTCATCGAGGTGTACTGGTCCGCAGTCAATGCAAATCAGGAAACCGGAACCGTCACATGCTTTGCGACATCGAACCATGAAGACTTCTCGATACCCAAAGGCGACCACCGAAAGCCCCATCCTGATCTAGACGACATCTTCGACCAGGTGCGATCCCGATACGTGCACGGTGTCGGCGGACTGAACTCCATCATGCTGAGCCACTTCGGAGACGAATTTACAGAGCTAATCGAAGAAGTGGAGCTAGTCCGAAGTGAAACCCGATCTCTTGCCGAAATCTTGAAGGCAGAGAACGAATACTTCGAAAAGATCTGGTACGTACGGAAACTAATTCTGCTAGAAAAGATCGAAGACGGCCGCCGTGAGCCACTCGATCCTGAGCTTGAACAGCACATGAAAGCTGCCATGCGTGACATCGAGCGGCGCTATGGCGAAGAGAACGTCGGCCCGTGGGATGACTGGGGATGGGGCTTCGTCCATGGCAAGCTCTCTGCGCTCAGGTGGGTCCTCGGGGATGACTGGGACTTTCTTGACACCTGAGGCCTACACCAGCCTCCCTAACGCCTCCCCAATGAGACCCGCCTGAATCGCCCCTCGGCCGTGGGCAGGCCCTAAAGGCGCGCTGAGGGATCCGGTTCCCCGAGGTGTCCCCCAGAACCTGTTAACGCGAGGAAAGTCCCCTACTCCCAGGCGGGAGCTGGGCCGTCCGTGGGCCGTGAAGCAACGGCCCACGACGGCCGGCAACGACCAATAACGATGACATCGTTACTGGTCAAAGCCCTATCAGGCCCCGGAGACGGAGGCCAGGTAGGCGTTCGTCTTCTCCGGCTCATAGAAGAAGTTCTCGAAGTCGGCCGGGTTGTTGAAGCCGTTCGCGAAGCGGTCGGCGACCGGCTGGAGCTGGCCGGCGGCGCCGATCAGGTTGAGGACGTGCTCCGGCGGGACGCCCAGCATCGCGTTGGTCCACTTCACGACGTGCTGCGCGGTGTCCCAGTAGCGGTCGAAGGTGGACTGCATCCACTCCTCGTCGAACGGCTTGTCGCCGTGCTCGACGATGGAGTCGAGGTACGAGGCGGCGCACTTGGACGCCGAGTTCGAACCCTGGCCCGTGATCGGGTCGTTGGCGACCACGACGTCGGCGACACCGAGGACCGCGCCGCCGCCGGGCAGCCGCCCGATCGGGTTGCGGACGGTCGGCGCGTAACGGCCCGCGAGGGTCGCGTTGGCGTCGGTCAGCTCGACCTTCGTGGAGCGCGCGTACTCCCAGGGCGTGAACTTCTCCATCAGCTCCAGGGTGAGGGCCAGGTGCTCCGAGGGGTCCTTGACGCCCTTGAAGGCGTCCAGCGGACCACCGGGGATGCCCTCCCAGAACAGGATGTCCGCGCGGCCCGAGGTGGTGAGGGTCGGCATCACGAACAGCTCGCCGACGCCGGGCACCAGGTTGCAGCGCACCGCGTCGAAGTCCGGGTGCTCGGGGCGGGGGCCCATGCCGTGCACGTACGCGACGGCCAGCGCGCGCTGCGGCTCGGTGTACGGGGAGCGCGAGGCGTCGCGGCCGAACATCGAGACCAGCTCGCCCTTGCCGGCGGAGACGAGCACCAGGTCGTAGGTGCGGGCGAAGTAGTCGAGGTCGGAGACCGCGGCGCCGTGGATGACGAGCTGCCCGCCGCGCTGCGCGAACGTCTCCATCCAGCCGGCCATCTTCACGCGCTGGTCGACGGACTGCGCGTAGCCGTCGAGCTTGCCCACCCAGTCGATGGCGCGCTGCGAGGGGCCCGGGTCGAAGGAGCCGGGGGCGGCGACGGAGACGCCGAGGCCCTCGATCCTGGGGGCCTGGGACTCCCAGAAGTTCACCTGGAGGTCGCGCTCGTGCTGGAGCGCCGTGTCGAACATGCACTGCGTGGACATGACCCGGCCGGACCGGATCTCGTCCGCGGTGCGGTTGGACATCAGGGTGACCTCGTACCCGTTCGACTGGAGGCCGAGGGCGAGCTGGAGACCGGACTGGCCGGCTCCGACGACGAGTATCTTCCGCATGCGGGTGCCTCTTCTACTGCTGAGGGGTGGTGGCTATTCGGGGGTGGCGTCGAGCGCGTGGCCGACGAGGGCCAGGAGGGTCTCGACGACCGAGATGCGCTGCCGCGCGTCCATGATGAGGACAGGGATGTGCGGCGGCACCGTCAGGGCCTCGCGCACGTCGGCGGCGGCGAACTCGTCTGAGCCGTCGAAGTGGTTGACGGCGACGACGTACGGGAGCCCGCAGCTCTCGAAGTAGTCGAGGGCCGGGAAGCAGTCGGGCAGCCGCCGGGTGTCGGCGAGCACGACCGCTCCGATCGCGCCGCGCACCAGGTCGTCCCACATGAACCAGAAGCGCTGCTGCCCCGGCGTGCCGAAGAGGTAGAGCACCAGGTCGTCGTCGAGGGTGATCCGCCCGAAGTCCATGGCGACCGTGGTCGTGGTCTTGTCGGGGGTGGCGGTGAGGTCGTCGGTGTCCTCGCTCGCCTGGGTCATCAGCGCCTCCGTCTGGAGGGGCTGGATCTCCGAGACGGCGGTGACGAGGGTGGTCTTGCCGACGCCGAAGCCGCCGGCCACCACTATCTTCGTGGCGATCGGGGCGCGGGTGCGGTCCGTCTGCCAGGCCTGGAGCTCCTCCTGGGGCTCGAAGGCGATGGCATCACGGCCGGACGACGGCTGGGCAGGTACGAAGGCGGGCGTGACGCCCTCGGTGACGCCTTCAGAGACGACGGAGTCCACTCAGCACCCTTTCAAGCAGTGCGCGGTCCGGCTGGCCCGGGCCGTGGCCGGTTCCGTAAACGCGGATCTTTCCCTGGTCGGCGAGGTCGCTGAGGAGTACACGGACCACGCCGAGGGGCATCTTCAGGAGCGCGGCGATCTCGGCGACCGTGCGCATGCGGCGGCACAGCTCCACGATCGCCCGCATCTCCGGCATGATCCGGGTCGAGAGCGTGCCCTGGCCTATCTCGAGGCGTTCCTCGGGCGCTTCGAGCGCGGCGACGAACGTCTCGACGAGCAGGACATGGCCGAAGCGGGTACGGCCGCCGGTGAGCGAGTAGGGGCGCACCCGGGCCGGCCTGCGGTCGCCGCCCCGGGTGGGAAGTTTCGGGCCGCCGGTACTGAGATTGGTGATGCTGCTGCTCACTTGGCGTTCTCCATCGACTGGCGCAGTTCACTGCGGAGTTCGGGCGTGAGGACGTGCCCGGCACGGCCGACGAAGAGCGCCATGTGATAGGCGACGACGCTCATGTCGCAGTCCGGGGTGGCGTGCACGCCGAGCAGTGAGCCGTCGCTGATGGACATGACGAAGAGGCTGCCTTCCTCCATCGCGACCATGGTCTGCTTGACGCTGCCGCCGTCCATCAGCTTGGCGGCGCCGATGGTGAGGCTGCCGACGCCGGACACGATCGTGGCCAGGTCGGCGCTGGAACCCTTGGGTCCGCCGCTGTGGTCGGCGGGGCGCTCATTGTTCCTGCCGGGGTCGGAGGAGAGCAGGAGCAGCCCGTCGGAGGAGACGACCGCGACCGAGAGGAGCCCTGGCACCTCCTCCACCAGATTGGTCAGCAGCCAGTGCAGGTTGCGGGCTTCGGTGCTGAGTCCGAATCCAGGGGTGGACGCACTCGGCGTGCGACTGGGCGCAGTCAACTGCTTGCCTCCTCGACTGTGTCCCCCTTGGGTTCTGCGGTCGGATCCGTTCCGCCGATCTCGGCCTCGACGTCCCGCCGGCCTTTGTTGGCCCCCTGGTGGAATCCGCCGAGGCGGCGGCGCAGGGCGTCGGCGTCGACGGATCCGGTACGCGGCGCCGCGGCGGGCGCGGGGGCCGAGATCTTGGGGGTCCTCTTGGGCAGGCCCTTGTCCGTGACCCGCTCCCACTGGGGGGTGCGGGCCGCGGGGATCACGGGCTCGCCCGCCGCCTCGGGGGCGGGAGGCGTGTCGGACTTGGGCCGGGTGGGCAGGCCCGGGGTGCCGCTGATCTCCGCGGCGCCCGTCTCGTCGGCGACCCGCTCGTGCGCGGGCTCGTCGTCGAGGTGCAGGGGCCGCGGCGCGGGCTCGGGGGCCGCCGCCGGTACGGGTTCCGGGTCGACGGCTCGTACCGGCTCCGGGTCGACGGCCGGGATCGGCGCGGTCAGGGTCATGGTCGTCTCGGCGGGCGACTCGACCGGCACCGTGGGCCGCGTGGGCTCCGCTACGGCCGCGTCGGGCTCCCGCGGCGCTTCGGCGTCCGTCCCCGCTTCCCGTACGGCGTGCTCCGCCGCGGCGATCAGCGGGTCGTGGCCGTCCTTGGAACGGCTGCTCAGGACATTCGAGTTGGCCTCGGCCTCGGATCCGGGCAGGTGCACGGCGGGCGCGGCGCCGGCCACCGGGACCCGCGGGGGCGCGGCTGCCGCGGGGGCCGCCGCGAGGAGCGCCCTGGGCAGCACGATGACGACGGCGATCCCGCCCTGCTTCTGCTCGCGCAGCTGCACCCGCACGCCGTGGCGCGCGGCGAGGCGGGCCACGACGTACAGGCCGAGGCCGAGTCCGTCACCGTCCTCGGGGTCGAACATCTCGTCGTCCGCGAAGGCGGCGAGGCGGGCGTTGAGCTCCTTCATCCTCGCGTCGGTCATGCCGATGCCCTCGTCCTGGACGGAGAGCATGACCTCGCCGCTCTCCAGGAGCCAGCCGGACACCTCGACGGAGGCGTCGGGCGGCGAGAACGAGGTGGCGTTCTCGAGGACTTCGGCGACGAGGTGGCTGAGGTCGTCGGCGGCGAACCCGGCGAGGTGCGCGTGCGGCGGGAGCGCGGAGATCCGGACCCGCTCGTAGCGCTCGATCTCGCTGACCGCGGCGCGCACGACGTCGACCAGCGGGACGGCGCCGGGGTTTCCGTGGCCGTGCTCGGCGCCGGCGAGGACGAGGAGGTTCTCGCTGTGCCGCCGCATGACGGTGGCGAAGTGGTCGAGCTTGAAGAGGGTCGCGAGGCGCTCGGGGTCCTGCTCGCGCTCCTCCAGGTTCTCGATGACGCCGAGCTGGCGCTCCACGAGGCCGAGGGTGCGCAGGGCGAGGTTCACGAACGTGCCGTGGATGCTGTGCCGGACCCGGTCCAGGTGGGCCGAGGCCGAGGCGAGTTCGGTGCGCAGCTTCTCGCGCTCGTCGGCCATGGTCGCGCGCTGGCCGATCAGATGCTTGCGGTCGGCCTCGAGCGTGGTGAGGCGCTCGTGGAGGCCGAGTGCGTGCGCGTGCAGTGCGTTGACGGACCGTACGACCTGGGCGAACTCGTCGTTGCGGCCGGTGAACTTGACCGGCTCCTCGCTCGCCGGGTCCGCGGCGAGCCGGGCCGAGCCGAGGCGGAGCACCGCGAGCGGCCTGGTCAGCGTGCGGGCCATGGCCATCGAGACGCCGACGGCGACGAGCAGGCACAGACCGGCCAGCGCGATGCGGACCTCGAGTGCGGTGACGTCGTCGTCGCGCAGCAGGGCGAGGTCCTTGGTGCGCCGGTCGTAGAGGGACGACTCGGCGCCGCGCATCAGGTCGATGCGGGCGGAGAGCGCGGCGTCGATGCTCTTCGGGCCGGCGGCGAGGTCGTCGGCGGACAGCGTGGGCTCGTCCGTGAGGGCGGCCAGGTACTTGTCGGCCTTGGTGACGTCGGGCCCGGTGACCGTGGCGCCGTAGGAGGCGACGGACGCGGCCGGGGCGGCGTCCTCGAAGTCGGCGAGGGCGGCCTGTTCGCGTACGTGGGCCTGCTGGGCGGCGGTGCTCAGGGCGTCGCGCTGCTTGCTGTCGGCGGAGTCCTGGGAGACGACCGTCTTCGGCAGTCCGGTGACCGGGTCGATGACCGTGGACGTCTGGTTGGTGCGGGGCACGGAGAGCGCGGCGAGCAGGAGCCCGCGCGCGGCGGAGGCCTGCTCGACGGCCCGGTCGAGGTCGGCGAAGGCGTGCGCTCCGGAGCCCGCGCGGGGCGGGGTGCTCTCGGCGAGCTGCTCGGCGGTGCCGTGCAGCTCGTTGATCGCGCCGGAGTACGCCTTGTGTGCCTCGAGGGCGCTGCCCTTGCCGGTGAGCGCGGCCCGGCGGACGGCCGCGATGCCCGCGAGATCGCGTCGCAGGGGGGCCGGGGCGTCGGTGCGGAGCTCTTCGAGCTGCCGGTCGACGCGGGCGCTGCGGCTCTCGGAGAGCCCCTGTCCCTTGGGCCGCCCGGCGGCGATGAAGGCGGTGACCTCGTCGCGCTCGTCGGCCAGGGAGTGGGAGAGCGTGACGGTCTGCTGGGTCCGTGCCGCGAGGTCGACGAGCTCCTGCGAGTCACTGACCTGCCCGGACGCGGTCATGAGGGCGGGTGCGGCAGAGCCGGCGATCGCCGCGGCGACGACCGCTACGGCGATGATGAGCCGGTTGCGCACCCGCGCGGTGCGTCGTCCTCCGGGGTCGGCGGGGGTGCCCGCCGGGGCGTGCGCGGCGGTTCCTGCGGGAACCGTCGTGCGCCCCTCGTCCGCTTCGGAGGCCGCTTGCTTGCCCTTGCGTCGAGGCCGCATCTTCCGCACCGGTGCTCGCATTCCTGACTCGTCTACCCATGGGCCCGGGTGACGATCTGTCAACACGCGCGCCCCCTGGTATGGCTCCAGACCATTCCAGTGCCGGTGAGCAGTGGTCGCGCATCACCTAGCCAGCCACCCGAAGGAGTGAACATCGAGCGGGAGTTGGGGAGCAAGTCCCGGTGGCATGGGCACGGGGCCCGAACGGGGCGCCGGTTGGACGTCTCTCACAGGCTTTGGCAAGATGCCCCGCCACTCCCCGTCGGAGTTGATCATTCCGGTCGAAACCAGGCGTCTGACCTGCCGATGTGGCTCAACTCCCGGCTCAACGGGCCGCTTGTGAAGGCCTCGTGCAGACTGGCTGGATGCGCATCGAACTCGCGACGGAGCCCGGAAACCCCGACCGACCCAACGAGGACTTCGCCTCGGCGGCCGTACCCGCCTCCGGACAGGGGGGAACGCTGGTGGTCCTGGACGGGGTCACCCCGCCCCGGGGTGAGAGCGGCTGCCTGCATTCCGTCCCCTGGTTCACGGCGCGACTGGGCGGCGCATTGGGTGAACTGTCCGTTTCGCGGCGGGATATGACGTTGACCGCCGTCCTCGCCGAGGCGATCCGCCGCACCGCCGACGCCCATCGGCAGGCATGTGACCTTTCTCACCCGCGTACGCCTCAGGCGACCGTGGTCCTGGCGCGGTGGGACGCGGAGCGGGTCGAGTATCTGGTGCTGTCCGACTCGGTGTTGCTGGTCGAGGACGCGTCCGGATCGGTCACGGCGATGGTGGACGACCGGCTCGACCGCGTGCCGCGCTCCTCCCTCGTCTCGGACGAGGTGGCCGACGCGACCGTGCGCAACAAGGAGGGCGGCTTCTTCACGGCCGCCGCCGACCCCTCGGTCGCCGAGCGGGCGGTCACGGGTGAACTCCCCCGCGCGCGGGCGCGCACGCTCGTGGCGCTGACCGACGGAGTCACGCGCTGGGTCGAGAAGTTCCGCGAGGGCGACTGGGCGGACCTGTTCGCGCTCGTACGCAAGGAGGGCGCCGAGGCGGTGGTCGCGCGCGTACGTGCCCTGGAGGACGCGGACGAGCGGGACCGGGTCTTCCTGCGGCGCAGCAAGACCCACGACGACGCGACGGCGGTGTACCTGGAGCTGTAGTGGCTAGCTCTCGGCGCCCGCGTTCAACTGGTGGAGCAGCCGAGCCAGTTCCGCCACCTCGCTGCGGTCCCAGCCCGCGAGCTGGCGTACGTACGTGGCACGGCGGGCGTCGCGTACCTGACGGAAGTTGGCGCGGCCCTCGTCGGTGAGGTGGACGAGCCAGGCGCGGCCGTCGGCGGGGTCGGGTTCGCGCGCGACGAGACCGAGGTCCTCCAGGGCGCGCAGCTGCCGGCTCATGGTGGCCTTGCCGACGCCGACGTACGCGGCGAGTTCGGTGGCCCGCTGCCGGCCGCACTCCTCCAGGCGCGCGAGGAGTCCGTAGGCGGCGGGTTCGAGGTCCGGGTGGACAGCGCGCGCCATCTCGCCGGAGGACGCGCGTGCTCGCCTGAGGAAGACCGTCAACTCCCTTTCCAGGGACAAGAATTCGTGGTCCACACCACTCTCCGTCGCGTCGAATTCGGCGCCCGGCCGCCCG encodes the following:
- a CDS encoding PIN domain-containing protein, whose amino-acid sequence is MLRILIDTSVWLDMARRRDGQQTIVAIRVLVHQGKLELLVPSLIIDEFERNRPRAENAATQSVRERFRLLKQDLQEYGGDDAQGWISALAHQIPYVAEGSLQNFSEISELLQLGKRLEPGAAEHEAAVKRGLEKKAPLHLNKNSVADALLIEVYWSAVNANQETGTVTCFATSNHEDFSIPKGDHRKPHPDLDDIFDQVRSRYVHGVGGLNSIMLSHFGDEFTELIEEVELVRSETRSLAEILKAENEYFEKIWYVRKLILLEKIEDGRREPLDPELEQHMKAAMRDIERRYGEENVGPWDDWGWGFVHGKLSALRWVLGDDWDFLDT
- a CDS encoding styrene monooxygenase/indole monooxygenase family protein yields the protein MRKILVVGAGQSGLQLALGLQSNGYEVTLMSNRTADEIRSGRVMSTQCMFDTALQHERDLQVNFWESQAPRIEGLGVSVAAPGSFDPGPSQRAIDWVGKLDGYAQSVDQRVKMAGWMETFAQRGGQLVIHGAAVSDLDYFARTYDLVLVSAGKGELVSMFGRDASRSPYTEPQRALAVAYVHGMGPRPEHPDFDAVRCNLVPGVGELFVMPTLTTSGRADILFWEGIPGGPLDAFKGVKDPSEHLALTLELMEKFTPWEYARSTKVELTDANATLAGRYAPTVRNPIGRLPGGGAVLGVADVVVANDPITGQGSNSASKCAASYLDSIVEHGDKPFDEEWMQSTFDRYWDTAQHVVKWTNAMLGVPPEHVLNLIGAAGQLQPVADRFANGFNNPADFENFFYEPEKTNAYLASVSGA
- a CDS encoding GTP-binding protein is translated as MAFEPQEELQAWQTDRTRAPIATKIVVAGGFGVGKTTLVTAVSEIQPLQTEALMTQASEDTDDLTATPDKTTTTVAMDFGRITLDDDLVLYLFGTPGQQRFWFMWDDLVRGAIGAVVLADTRRLPDCFPALDYFESCGLPYVVAVNHFDGSDEFAAADVREALTVPPHIPVLIMDARQRISVVETLLALVGHALDATPE
- a CDS encoding DUF742 domain-containing protein: MSSSITNLSTGGPKLPTRGGDRRPARVRPYSLTGGRTRFGHVLLVETFVAALEAPEERLEIGQGTLSTRIMPEMRAIVELCRRMRTVAEIAALLKMPLGVVRVLLSDLADQGKIRVYGTGHGPGQPDRALLERVLSGLRRL
- a CDS encoding roadblock/LC7 domain-containing protein, giving the protein MTAPSRTPSASTPGFGLSTEARNLHWLLTNLVEEVPGLLSVAVVSSDGLLLLSSDPGRNNERPADHSGGPKGSSADLATIVSGVGSLTIGAAKLMDGGSVKQTMVAMEEGSLFVMSISDGSLLGVHATPDCDMSVVAYHMALFVGRAGHVLTPELRSELRQSMENAK
- a CDS encoding sensor histidine kinase, which produces MRKMRPRRKGKQAASEADEGRTTVPAGTAAHAPAGTPADPGGRRTARVRNRLIIAVAVVAAAIAGSAAPALMTASGQVSDSQELVDLAARTQQTVTLSHSLADERDEVTAFIAAGRPKGQGLSESRSARVDRQLEELRTDAPAPLRRDLAGIAAVRRAALTGKGSALEAHKAYSGAINELHGTAEQLAESTPPRAGSGAHAFADLDRAVEQASAARGLLLAALSVPRTNQTSTVIDPVTGLPKTVVSQDSADSKQRDALSTAAQQAHVREQAALADFEDAAPAASVASYGATVTGPDVTKADKYLAALTDEPTLSADDLAAGPKSIDAALSARIDLMRGAESSLYDRRTKDLALLRDDDVTALEVRIALAGLCLLVAVGVSMAMARTLTRPLAVLRLGSARLAADPASEEPVKFTGRNDEFAQVVRSVNALHAHALGLHERLTTLEADRKHLIGQRATMADEREKLRTELASASAHLDRVRHSIHGTFVNLALRTLGLVERQLGVIENLEEREQDPERLATLFKLDHFATVMRRHSENLLVLAGAEHGHGNPGAVPLVDVVRAAVSEIERYERVRISALPPHAHLAGFAADDLSHLVAEVLENATSFSPPDASVEVSGWLLESGEVMLSVQDEGIGMTDARMKELNARLAAFADDEMFDPEDGDGLGLGLYVVARLAARHGVRVQLREQKQGGIAVVIVLPRALLAAAPAAAAPPRVPVAGAAPAVHLPGSEAEANSNVLSSRSKDGHDPLIAAAEHAVREAGTDAEAPREPDAAVAEPTRPTVPVESPAETTMTLTAPIPAVDPEPVRAVDPEPVPAAAPEPAPRPLHLDDEPAHERVADETGAAEISGTPGLPTRPKSDTPPAPEAAGEPVIPAARTPQWERVTDKGLPKRTPKISAPAPAAAPRTGSVDADALRRRLGGFHQGANKGRRDVEAEIGGTDPTAEPKGDTVEEASS
- a CDS encoding protein phosphatase 2C domain-containing protein — encoded protein: MRIELATEPGNPDRPNEDFASAAVPASGQGGTLVVLDGVTPPRGESGCLHSVPWFTARLGGALGELSVSRRDMTLTAVLAEAIRRTADAHRQACDLSHPRTPQATVVLARWDAERVEYLVLSDSVLLVEDASGSVTAMVDDRLDRVPRSSLVSDEVADATVRNKEGGFFTAAADPSVAERAVTGELPRARARTLVALTDGVTRWVEKFREGDWADLFALVRKEGAEAVVARVRALEDADERDRVFLRRSKTHDDATAVYLEL
- a CDS encoding MarR family winged helix-turn-helix transcriptional regulator; protein product: MGADVHEDGNGGRPGAEFDATESGVDHEFLSLERELTVFLRRARASSGEMARAVHPDLEPAAYGLLARLEECGRQRATELAAYVGVGKATMSRQLRALEDLGLVAREPDPADGRAWLVHLTDEGRANFRQVRDARRATYVRQLAGWDRSEVAELARLLHQLNAGAES